A genomic region of Halopelagius longus contains the following coding sequences:
- a CDS encoding sugar phosphate isomerase/epimerase family protein has translation MQTAVQLYTLRSLDAPLPEMVRRVAEAGFDGVEFAGIGGDESAVADALSDTGLAAPSAHVGIDALESDSRGVAETYDALGVDSLVVPYLDPDHFADEDAAEDTADRLGALAGTVPGLGYHNHEHEFVELDGEYALERVVTEADVELELDVGWAHAAGADPASLVDRHADRIEVLHLKDVVEDADAPRGGRPVDLGAGDVPLDAVLDAARDASVEWVVFEHDDPDDPLESLESADSWLAERGL, from the coding sequence ATGCAAACCGCCGTCCAACTGTACACCCTCCGTTCGCTGGACGCCCCCTTGCCGGAGATGGTCCGCCGCGTCGCCGAGGCGGGGTTCGACGGCGTGGAGTTCGCCGGCATCGGCGGGGACGAGAGCGCCGTCGCCGACGCGCTTTCCGACACCGGCCTCGCCGCCCCCTCGGCCCACGTCGGTATCGATGCCCTCGAATCGGACTCTCGGGGCGTCGCCGAGACGTACGACGCGTTGGGGGTCGACTCCCTCGTCGTCCCGTACCTCGACCCCGACCACTTCGCGGACGAAGACGCCGCCGAGGACACCGCCGACCGACTCGGCGCACTCGCCGGAACCGTCCCCGGCCTCGGTTACCACAACCACGAACACGAGTTCGTCGAACTCGACGGGGAGTACGCCCTCGAACGCGTCGTCACAGAGGCCGACGTGGAACTCGAACTCGACGTCGGGTGGGCGCACGCCGCCGGCGCGGACCCCGCTTCGCTCGTGGACCGACACGCCGACCGAATCGAGGTTCTCCACCTGAAGGACGTAGTCGAAGACGCCGACGCGCCGCGCGGCGGCCGTCCCGTGGACCTCGGGGCGGGCGACGTTCCCCTCGACGCCGTTCTCGACGCCGCGCGCGATGCGTCCGTCGAGTGGGTCGTCTTCGAACACGACGACCCCGACGACCCCCTCGAATCGCTCGAATCGGCGGACTCGTGGCTGGCGGAGCGCGGACTGTAA
- the ahbB gene encoding siroheme decarboxylase subunit beta, whose product MSRADADVEDLTELDRAIVNAFQGGFPVVERPFEPAAAALRERGVEVTADELLERVRRLDESGVLTRFGALVNAEEIGGTATLVAMHAPEDRFDEVVETVNAHREVAHNYEREHPHLNVWFVVSVADEERVEEVLAGIEAETGQPTYNLPKKREFRVEAKFMLDGPVPDGDVDLSHLGPEVDPESRRTLTPAERDLVLEIQGGLPITETPYADVAAAIDAETEWVVRTIKRFETEGKVRRVGVIPNHYALGYTENGMTVWNVPDEVVEEVGPAVAGLDFVTHCYRRPRHEGVWPYNFFAMTHGRSEEESEERIERVREEMETYWDVGDDDWDTLFSTRILKKTGIRMDERAEANTQ is encoded by the coding sequence ATGAGTAGGGCCGACGCCGACGTCGAGGACCTGACGGAACTCGACCGCGCCATCGTCAACGCGTTTCAGGGCGGGTTCCCCGTGGTGGAACGTCCGTTCGAACCGGCCGCCGCGGCACTCCGGGAACGCGGCGTCGAGGTGACCGCCGACGAACTTCTCGAACGCGTCCGACGCCTCGACGAGTCGGGCGTCCTCACCCGGTTCGGCGCACTCGTCAACGCCGAGGAGATAGGGGGGACGGCGACGCTCGTCGCCATGCACGCCCCCGAGGACCGGTTCGACGAGGTGGTCGAGACGGTCAACGCCCACCGCGAAGTCGCGCACAACTACGAACGCGAACATCCGCACCTCAACGTCTGGTTCGTCGTCAGCGTCGCCGACGAGGAACGCGTCGAGGAGGTTCTCGCCGGGATAGAGGCGGAGACGGGGCAACCGACGTACAACCTGCCGAAGAAACGGGAGTTCCGCGTCGAGGCGAAGTTCATGCTCGACGGTCCCGTCCCCGACGGCGACGTTGACCTGTCGCACCTCGGCCCCGAGGTGGACCCCGAGTCGCGGCGGACGCTGACGCCCGCGGAACGCGACTTGGTGCTGGAGATTCAGGGCGGCCTCCCGATAACGGAGACGCCGTACGCCGACGTGGCCGCGGCCATCGACGCCGAGACGGAGTGGGTCGTCCGGACGATAAAGCGGTTCGAGACGGAGGGGAAGGTGCGCCGCGTCGGCGTCATCCCCAACCACTACGCCCTCGGCTACACGGAGAACGGCATGACCGTCTGGAACGTCCCGGACGAGGTGGTCGAGGAGGTGGGTCCCGCCGTCGCCGGACTCGACTTCGTGACCCACTGCTACCGGCGGCCCCGCCACGAGGGCGTCTGGCCGTACAACTTCTTCGCGATGACCCACGGTCGGAGCGAGGAGGAGAGCGAGGAGCGAATCGAACGGGTGCGCGAGGAGATGGAGACGTACTGGGACGTCGGCGACGACGACTGGGACACCCTGTTCTCGACGCGCATCCTGAAGAAGACCGGCATCCGCATGGACGAACGCGCGGAGGCGAACACCCAGTGA
- a CDS encoding GNAT family N-acetyltransferase — protein MPVRPARPSDRAALSRLQSHLPEPSPSLLAAGNEVGTLLVSTDGDGPADRPVGYLLAVDSADGGHVAELVVAPAHRREGRASELLTAYLRERPAGTRVTLTVAPDNEAARSLYEAHGFEVAGRRRDFFESGDAVVYERTV, from the coding sequence ATGCCCGTCCGGCCGGCCCGCCCGTCCGACCGGGCCGCGCTCTCTCGCCTCCAGTCGCACCTCCCGGAGCCGTCGCCGTCGCTCCTCGCGGCGGGTAACGAGGTGGGCACGCTTCTCGTCTCCACCGACGGCGACGGACCGGCGGACCGACCGGTAGGCTACCTCCTCGCGGTCGATTCGGCCGACGGGGGACACGTCGCGGAACTCGTCGTCGCCCCCGCCCACCGCCGCGAGGGGCGCGCGTCCGAACTCCTGACGGCCTACCTCCGGGAGCGACCGGCCGGCACGCGGGTCACACTCACCGTCGCGCCCGACAACGAGGCGGCCCGGTCGCTCTACGAGGCGCACGGCTTCGAGGTCGCCGGGCGGCGTCGGGACTTCTTCGAGTCGGGCGACGCCGTCGTCTACGAGCGAACCGTCTGA
- a CDS encoding DUF5778 family protein has protein sequence MTDAVDDDLYKRTMALLEPGDIELVGAIVHTDLDGQEDLEMQELTVDANEVIAAHAGKGETYIYAGNDDTDFASNQFQGLTLDDEEFVWECQQLLRNGTFDIVFYYEATADHDAIVDELEELAHVDRVTPVP, from the coding sequence ATGACCGACGCCGTAGACGACGACCTCTACAAGCGCACGATGGCGCTCCTCGAACCGGGCGATATCGAACTCGTGGGCGCCATCGTCCACACGGACCTCGACGGACAGGAGGACTTGGAGATGCAGGAACTCACCGTCGACGCGAACGAAGTCATCGCGGCGCACGCCGGGAAGGGCGAGACGTACATCTACGCCGGCAACGACGACACGGACTTCGCCTCCAACCAGTTCCAAGGCCTGACGCTCGACGACGAGGAGTTCGTCTGGGAGTGCCAGCAACTGCTCCGGAACGGGACGTTCGACATCGTGTTCTACTACGAGGCCACCGCCGACCACGACGCCATCGTCGATGAACTCGAAGAGTTGGCCCACGTCGACCGCGTGACGCCCGTTCCCTGA
- a CDS encoding DUF3311 domain-containing protein — protein sequence MTESKTDYLWYGVFALLVVFAVPWFMWRDAATWAGLPLWLWWHIGWMLVASAAFYAFSLGAWDRLMATETGEGS from the coding sequence ATGACGGAGTCGAAGACGGACTACCTCTGGTACGGAGTGTTCGCCCTGCTGGTCGTGTTCGCCGTCCCGTGGTTCATGTGGCGCGACGCGGCGACGTGGGCCGGACTTCCGCTCTGGTTGTGGTGGCACATCGGCTGGATGCTCGTCGCCTCGGCGGCGTTCTACGCGTTCTCGCTGGGCGCGTGGGACAGACTGATGGCGACGGAGACGGGGGAGGGGAGTTGA
- a CDS encoding undecaprenyl diphosphate synthase family protein — MGLYDRYLALRHRRHESDPPEHVAVVITERDLLEQGAYDTLEEFFGWAFEYGAEQVTVSVSVLDEAVVPTLERELTEVQSPRTLAVRGPDDTERVDTPVQVSIGLGGKHEFAEAVRSIATEVEAGNVSPDDVDEHHVEERLVFPDEPDLVLKTGAERLSDFMIWQSVYSELYFTDVNWRDFRKRDYLRAVLDYQNRQRRFGR; from the coding sequence GTGGGACTGTACGACCGCTACCTCGCCCTCCGCCACAGACGCCACGAGTCCGACCCCCCGGAACACGTCGCGGTGGTCATCACCGAACGCGACCTGTTGGAACAGGGCGCGTACGACACGCTAGAGGAGTTCTTCGGCTGGGCGTTCGAGTACGGCGCAGAACAGGTCACCGTCTCGGTGAGCGTCCTCGACGAAGCCGTCGTGCCGACGCTCGAACGGGAACTCACCGAAGTGCAGAGTCCGCGAACGCTCGCCGTCCGCGGGCCGGACGACACGGAACGCGTCGATACGCCCGTGCAGGTGAGCATCGGCCTCGGCGGCAAACACGAGTTCGCGGAGGCCGTCCGCTCCATCGCCACGGAAGTCGAAGCGGGGAACGTCTCGCCCGACGACGTGGACGAACACCACGTCGAAGAGCGACTCGTCTTCCCCGACGAACCCGACTTGGTGCTGAAGACCGGCGCGGAACGGCTCTCGGATTTCATGATTTGGCAGTCCGTCTACTCGGAACTGTACTTCACCGACGTGAACTGGCGGGACTTCAGGAAGCGCGACTACCTGCGGGCGGTGTTGGACTACCAGAACCGACAGCGAAGGTTTGGCCGGTAG
- a CDS encoding precorrin-2 dehydrogenase/sirohydrochlorin ferrochelatase family protein produces MIPLYHDFAGETVLVFGGGRVGARKARRFAAEAEVIVVSPDFADDDFGGAERVRDAPAPDGVEEWVARTDPALVVAATDDEAVNEAAERAARGRGALVNRADESGGREAGSVVVPATATDGDVTAAISTGGASPALAKYLRERVESELDGAGAIADLTADLRTELKRDGYAPEKRREAVRAVVRSPSVWKALRTGESNPRQEADRVIRNTMGGDR; encoded by the coding sequence GTGATACCGCTGTACCACGACTTCGCGGGCGAGACGGTCCTCGTCTTCGGCGGCGGACGCGTCGGCGCGCGGAAGGCGCGTCGGTTCGCCGCCGAAGCGGAGGTTATCGTCGTCAGTCCCGACTTTGCGGACGACGATTTCGGCGGGGCCGAACGCGTCCGCGATGCTCCGGCGCCCGACGGTGTCGAGGAGTGGGTCGCCCGGACGGACCCCGCTCTCGTCGTCGCCGCGACGGACGACGAGGCGGTGAACGAGGCGGCCGAACGCGCCGCCCGGGGCCGCGGTGCGCTGGTCAACCGCGCCGACGAGAGTGGCGGCAGAGAGGCGGGAAGCGTCGTCGTCCCCGCGACGGCGACGGACGGCGACGTGACGGCGGCCATCTCCACCGGCGGCGCGAGTCCCGCCCTCGCGAAGTACCTCCGCGAACGGGTCGAGTCGGAACTCGACGGCGCGGGGGCGATAGCCGACCTGACCGCCGACCTGCGGACGGAACTGAAACGCGACGGCTACGCGCCGGAGAAGCGCCGAGAGGCCGTCCGAGCCGTCGTACGGTCGCCGAGCGTTTGGAAGGCTTTACGTACGGGGGAATCTAATCCCCGTCAAGAGGCAGACCGCGTGATACGTAACACGATGGGGGGTGACCGATGA
- the dnaG gene encoding DNA primase DnaG has protein sequence MDDTAKYLIHAAITADGVVERSDVVGAIFGQTEGLLGDELDLRDLQQSSKVGRIDVQIDSENGQSFGRVTIATSLDKVETAILAASLETITRVGPCQADARVTDIEDVREAKRREVVERAKELLAESFDDTVMTSTEILEEVRESVRVEDITEYEGLPAGPRVVDSDAIIVVEGRADVLTLLKYGIKNAVAVEGTNVPEDVAELTQERTVTAFLDGDRGGELILRELSQVGDVDYVAFAPEGKSVEDLPRHEVMSVLRNKIAFEMLPDDGNFRDAATDSAADAGGGVTDPPQGSPTTESATPAPETGSDDSERDEESAPDDAADETPAEAPSEDGPPAEGGGETPDVAVNVADAETGESAALVATTARNASPADVDETRSVSSANRNAKRSGDAADAGSGTARNGAATTDAAAAAPESPSDSSGEGGEAAVEGDEASHPPSLRDHVRAVVGDASGTVRLLDDELRTVSEAPAEDAFDAVESAESAPYAVVLDDELSQRVLDVAAQRGVSHAVAASTGEFVKRPVGVRVLAASDLLAVAE, from the coding sequence ATGGACGATACAGCAAAATACCTCATTCACGCGGCCATCACCGCCGACGGCGTCGTCGAACGTTCGGACGTCGTCGGCGCCATCTTCGGGCAGACGGAGGGTCTGCTCGGGGACGAACTCGACCTCCGCGACCTCCAGCAGTCGTCGAAAGTCGGTCGGATAGACGTACAGATAGACAGCGAGAACGGGCAGTCGTTCGGGCGAGTCACGATAGCGACCAGCCTCGACAAGGTGGAGACGGCTATCCTCGCGGCGTCGCTCGAAACCATCACCCGCGTCGGCCCCTGCCAAGCGGACGCCAGAGTCACGGACATCGAGGACGTGCGCGAGGCGAAGCGACGCGAAGTGGTCGAACGCGCGAAGGAACTCCTCGCGGAGTCGTTCGACGACACCGTGATGACCTCCACGGAGATTTTAGAGGAGGTCAGAGAGAGCGTCCGCGTCGAGGACATCACCGAGTACGAGGGCCTCCCCGCCGGACCGCGCGTCGTCGACTCGGACGCCATAATCGTCGTCGAGGGGCGCGCGGACGTGCTGACGCTCCTGAAGTACGGCATCAAGAACGCCGTCGCCGTCGAGGGGACGAACGTCCCCGAAGACGTGGCGGAGTTGACGCAGGAGCGGACGGTCACCGCCTTCCTCGACGGCGACAGGGGCGGCGAACTCATCCTGCGGGAGTTGTCGCAGGTGGGCGACGTGGACTACGTCGCGTTCGCCCCGGAGGGGAAGTCCGTCGAGGACCTCCCTCGTCACGAGGTGATGTCCGTCCTCCGGAACAAGATAGCCTTCGAGATGCTTCCCGACGACGGGAACTTCCGGGACGCCGCGACCGACTCCGCGGCGGACGCCGGAGGTGGGGTGACGGACCCTCCGCAGGGGTCGCCGACGACTGAGTCGGCGACTCCCGCCCCCGAGACGGGGTCAGACGACAGCGAACGAGACGAAGAATCGGCCCCCGACGACGCCGCCGACGAAACGCCCGCCGAAGCGCCATCCGAGGACGGACCCCCCGCCGAGGGCGGCGGCGAAACGCCGGACGTGGCGGTGAACGTCGCCGACGCGGAGACGGGCGAGTCCGCCGCCCTGGTGGCGACCACCGCGAGGAACGCCTCGCCGGCCGACGTCGACGAGACGCGAAGCGTCTCGTCTGCCAACCGGAACGCGAAGCGTTCCGGTGACGCCGCAGACGCGGGTTCCGGAACCGCCCGGAACGGTGCGGCGACCACGGACGCGGCGGCGGCCGCGCCCGAGTCACCGTCAGATTCGTCCGGCGAGGGGGGCGAGGCGGCGGTCGAAGGCGACGAAGCGTCGCATCCGCCGTCCCTGCGCGACCACGTCCGGGCGGTCGTCGGCGACGCCTCCGGGACGGTCCGCCTCCTCGACGACGAACTGCGGACAGTCTCGGAAGCGCCCGCCGAAGACGCGTTCGACGCGGTCGAGAGCGCCGAGTCCGCGCCGTACGCCGTCGTCCTCGACGACGAACTCTCGCAACGCGTCCTCGACGTGGCCGCCCAACGCGGCGTCAGTCACGCCGTCGCCGCGTCCACCGGCGAGTTCGTGAAGCGACCGGTCGGCGTCCGGGTCCTCGCCGCGTCGGACCTGTTGGCCGTCGCCGAGTGA
- the uppS gene encoding polyprenyl diphosphate synthase: MLQWARRRFASAYEQMLRREVGNGPDHVAIIQDGNRRYARKSGDDVSEGHREGVKTTEQVLNWCDELGVEELTLYTFSTENFDRPEDQLEALFDLIESKLYEFADADRVHDGEVRISAIGEVELLPDRLQEAVEYAEDRTREYDGFRLNIALAYGGRAELLGAARDVCRAVERGDLSPEDIGVEEIDRRLYRQPARDVDLIIRTGGDERTSNFLPWHANGNEAAVYFCAPYWPEFSKADFLRGLRTYESREKSWQRTRSERAVALVRAVAETELAEARTVAGRLREQLSSTGAQQVTAELERQGEEIAD; the protein is encoded by the coding sequence ATGTTGCAGTGGGCTCGTCGTCGATTCGCTAGCGCGTACGAGCAGATGCTCCGGCGGGAGGTCGGGAACGGCCCCGACCACGTCGCCATCATCCAAGACGGAAACAGGCGGTACGCGCGCAAAAGCGGCGACGACGTGTCCGAAGGCCACAGGGAGGGCGTGAAGACGACCGAACAGGTCCTCAACTGGTGCGACGAACTCGGCGTCGAGGAACTCACCCTCTACACCTTCTCGACGGAGAACTTCGACCGCCCGGAGGACCAGCTCGAAGCGCTCTTCGACCTCATCGAGTCGAAGTTGTACGAGTTCGCCGACGCCGACCGGGTCCACGACGGCGAGGTCCGAATCTCCGCCATCGGAGAGGTCGAACTCCTCCCCGACAGACTGCAGGAGGCCGTCGAGTACGCGGAGGACCGGACCCGCGAGTACGACGGCTTCCGGTTGAACATCGCCCTTGCGTACGGCGGGCGGGCGGAACTTCTCGGGGCGGCCCGCGACGTCTGCCGCGCCGTCGAACGCGGCGACCTCTCGCCCGAGGACATCGGCGTCGAGGAGATAGACCGACGACTGTACCGCCAACCCGCCCGCGACGTCGACCTCATCATCCGCACCGGCGGCGACGAACGCACCTCGAACTTCCTCCCGTGGCACGCGAACGGCAACGAAGCGGCCGTCTACTTCTGTGCGCCCTACTGGCCGGAGTTCTCGAAGGCCGACTTCCTCCGCGGCCTCCGGACGTACGAGTCCCGCGAGAAGTCGTGGCAGCGCACCCGGTCGGAACGGGCGGTGGCCCTCGTCCGCGCCGTCGCCGAGACGGAACTCGCCGAGGCGCGCACCGTCGCGGGCCGCCTCCGAGAGCAACTGTCCTCGACGGGAGCGCAGCAGGTCACCGCGGAGTTGGAGCGTCAGGGCGAGGAAATCGCGGACTGA
- a CDS encoding DUF92 domain-containing protein gives MHSTLRRAGGFAVVGTLALAAPALNGAAFAPFAAVALLAAFVITDGPLFELFARPGDRQDGRLNGLAGFALAAAGLAIFSTVMDLPVDLFVAAVVVLAYGNLGAELVAETSDDPFLGTAGFVFGGFLAGILAQAAVASYVGGEVLLPRFAFLAAAAALVAALVREVLFEQDDPLVMLSAGLLLWLFDFLADTVAPVEIAVALVVTVFLGYVSYALGTASVAGMLTGVLLGLLTIVFGGFGWFVVLISFFAIGGLSAKFKYDAKKDRGVAEDNDGARGTGNVLGNAAVALVAVVLFAASPWLPVGADVFQYAFAGSLAAAMSDTLSSEIGGLYDNPRLITTFETVAPGTDGGVTWQGELAGVAGAGIVAAFAYFVLSDVTFAGALVVLLGGVVGMTVDSLLGATVEGDRIGNEAVNFAATVVGALVSTVVAVAALV, from the coding sequence GTGCATTCGACGCTTCGGCGAGCGGGTGGGTTCGCCGTGGTGGGGACGCTGGCTCTGGCGGCGCCGGCGCTGAACGGTGCGGCGTTCGCGCCGTTCGCGGCAGTCGCGCTCTTGGCCGCGTTCGTCATCACGGACGGTCCGCTGTTCGAGCTGTTCGCCCGGCCCGGAGACCGACAGGACGGCCGGCTGAACGGCCTCGCGGGGTTCGCACTCGCCGCGGCCGGACTGGCCATCTTCTCCACCGTGATGGACCTCCCGGTGGACCTGTTCGTCGCCGCCGTCGTCGTCCTCGCCTACGGCAACCTCGGCGCGGAACTCGTCGCCGAGACGTCGGACGACCCGTTCCTCGGCACCGCAGGTTTCGTCTTCGGGGGGTTCCTCGCGGGCATCCTCGCGCAGGCGGCCGTCGCGTCGTACGTCGGCGGCGAGGTTCTCCTCCCGCGCTTCGCCTTCCTCGCGGCCGCCGCCGCCCTCGTCGCGGCGTTGGTCCGCGAAGTGCTCTTCGAGCAGGACGACCCGCTCGTGATGCTCTCTGCGGGACTCCTGCTGTGGCTGTTCGACTTCCTCGCCGACACCGTCGCGCCGGTCGAAATCGCCGTCGCCTTGGTCGTCACCGTCTTCCTCGGCTACGTCTCGTACGCCTTGGGAACCGCGTCCGTCGCGGGGATGCTGACGGGCGTCCTCCTCGGACTCCTCACCATCGTCTTCGGCGGGTTCGGCTGGTTCGTCGTCCTCATCTCCTTCTTCGCTATCGGCGGCCTCTCGGCGAAGTTCAAGTACGACGCGAAGAAGGACCGCGGCGTCGCAGAAGACAACGACGGGGCGCGCGGCACCGGCAACGTCCTCGGCAACGCCGCCGTCGCCCTCGTCGCCGTCGTCCTGTTCGCCGCGAGTCCGTGGCTTCCCGTCGGCGCGGACGTCTTCCAGTACGCCTTCGCCGGGTCGCTGGCGGCGGCGATGAGCGACACGCTCTCGTCGGAAATCGGCGGGCTCTACGACAACCCTCGGCTCATCACGACGTTCGAAACCGTCGCGCCCGGCACCGACGGCGGCGTGACGTGGCAGGGGGAACTCGCCGGCGTCGCGGGCGCGGGCATCGTCGCCGCCTTCGCCTACTTCGTCCTCTCGGACGTGACGTTCGCGGGCGCGTTGGTCGTCCTCCTCGGCGGCGTCGTCGGCATGACCGTCGATAGCCTCCTCGGCGCGACGGTGGAGGGCGACCGAATCGGCAACGAGGCGGTGAACTTCGCGGCCACCGTCGTCGGCGCACTCGTCAGCACCGTCGTCGCCGTCGCCGCACTCGTCTGA
- the hemA gene encoding glutamyl-tRNA reductase, with the protein MRDAGVITGVRVSHESASIEEIESASTDDAETVVECLLSRDGVEEAFAIQTCNRAEAYVVTDAVAVGRRALDDFAPDVRDGSVVEMDHEQSLRHLMRVAAGLESLVLGEDQILGQLKRAAESAREAGAVGPVLDDALTKAVHVGERARTETRINEGAVSLGSAAVKLAASEVDVAGATALVVGAGEMGRLAAEALAAADVEEVVVANRTLSNAEHLAELVDSPARAVPLDDVDEAVAEAEVVITATGSPTYVISEPEVAGAGETMLIDIAQPRDVDPAAGEASGVVVRDIDALEAVTDETRALREEAARRVEAMIDDEFDRLLDSYKRKRADEAIGAMYESAERVKEREVQTALSKLESQGTLTPEQRETVASMADALVGQLLSAPTKSLRDAAAEDDWSTIQTAMRLFNPDFEGEMPHFSGDDGESGESSEGRPDGMPADVNPSPDDDIPQRVLESLSDD; encoded by the coding sequence ATGAGAGACGCCGGAGTGATAACTGGCGTCCGCGTCTCGCACGAGTCTGCGAGCATCGAGGAGATAGAGTCGGCGTCGACGGACGACGCCGAAACCGTCGTCGAGTGTCTCCTCTCGCGGGACGGCGTCGAGGAGGCGTTCGCCATCCAGACCTGCAACAGGGCGGAGGCGTACGTCGTCACCGACGCCGTGGCGGTCGGACGCCGCGCCCTCGACGACTTCGCGCCCGACGTCCGCGACGGCTCCGTCGTCGAGATGGACCACGAGCAGAGCCTGCGGCACCTCATGCGGGTCGCCGCCGGACTCGAATCGCTCGTCCTCGGCGAGGACCAGATACTCGGCCAACTCAAGCGCGCCGCCGAGTCGGCGCGGGAGGCCGGGGCGGTCGGACCGGTCCTCGACGACGCCCTGACGAAGGCGGTTCACGTCGGCGAACGCGCCCGGACGGAGACGCGCATCAACGAGGGGGCCGTCTCCCTCGGGTCGGCGGCGGTCAAACTCGCGGCGTCCGAGGTGGACGTCGCGGGAGCCACCGCGTTGGTCGTCGGCGCGGGCGAGATGGGCCGCCTCGCCGCCGAGGCGTTGGCCGCCGCGGACGTCGAGGAAGTCGTCGTGGCGAACCGGACGCTCTCGAACGCCGAACATCTCGCGGAGTTGGTGGACAGTCCCGCCCGCGCCGTCCCGTTGGACGACGTGGACGAGGCCGTCGCGGAGGCCGAGGTGGTCATCACCGCCACCGGGAGTCCGACGTACGTCATCTCGGAACCCGAGGTTGCCGGGGCGGGCGAGACGATGCTCATCGACATCGCCCAACCCCGCGACGTGGACCCCGCCGCAGGCGAGGCGTCCGGCGTCGTCGTCCGCGACATCGACGCCCTCGAAGCGGTGACCGACGAGACGCGGGCGCTCCGCGAGGAGGCGGCGCGCCGCGTCGAGGCGATGATAGACGACGAGTTCGACCGCCTGCTCGACTCCTACAAGCGAAAGCGCGCCGACGAGGCCATCGGCGCGATGTACGAGTCCGCCGAACGCGTCAAGGAGCGAGAGGTCCAGACCGCCCTCTCGAAACTGGAGTCGCAGGGCACTCTCACGCCGGAGCAACGCGAGACGGTGGCGTCGATGGCGGACGCCCTCGTCGGACAGTTGCTCTCCGCGCCGACGAAGAGTCTCCGCGACGCCGCCGCCGAGGACGACTGGTCCACCATCCAGACCGCCATGCGACTGTTCAACCCCGACTTCGAGGGCGAGATGCCCCACTTCTCGGGGGACGACGGCGAGTCGGGGGAGTCCTCCGAGGGACGCCCCGACGGGATGCCCGCCGACGTGAACCCGAGTCCCGACGACGACATCCCCCAGCGCGTCCTCGAAAGCCTGTCGGACGACTGA